Genomic DNA from Treponema pectinovorum:
AAAACTGCCAAGCTAGCAGCTCCAAATTTAATCTTATTCATAGATACTCCTTTGTAACGAAAATGTAATCGTTTACATTTCGTATGATACCACCGATTTTTATTCTGTAAAGCGAAAAACAAATTATTTTTAAAGAATTATTCAAAAATATCTAAAACATATTGAATATGAGAAAGAATTCAACAAAATTTTCGCTAATCGACTTTGAATTCCGTTTAAACATACAATTAACCAAAGGCATGCTCAAACGGAAATTCTAAAATCTTTAGCTTATTAGTTTTAAATTTGGACTATTCTAAGGCAGCAAAAGCTTCAACAAGCGATTTTACATCGCTCATGCTTGATGTATATCTTTGAACAACAGGGGCAACAGCTTCGCGGAAAGGTGCTTTATCAACTTCGTAAAACTGAACGTTCATCTTTTCTGAAGCTTCGCTTTTTGCAGCCTCTATAGCCGTTCTCAAAAAACCTTTATGATACGTAGTAGATTCAACAGCTGCTTCCTGAATAATGTTCTGCTGCTGTGGTGTCAATGAATCCCAAACTTGTGTACCTATAACAAGAATATCTGGAATACGAGTGTGTTCATCAAAACTGTAATGTTTGCATATTTCACCGTGGCGCCCACCTAATGTAAGCACTGTTTCATTGTTTTCTGCGCCATCAATTACGCCATTCTCCAAGGCTGCATAAACTTCTGAAAAAGGCATGGTGTTTGGAATACCACCAATAGCCCAAATCATATCCATCTGCGATTGATATCCCATTACACGAATTTTTTGACCTTTAAGATCAGAAGGTGCCAAGATTGGTTTATTTTTTGTATAGAAGTTTCTTGCTCCAGTATCATAAAATGTAATTCCCCTAAAACCTTTTTCATGAGTAGAGGTATACAATCTTTTTACAGCATCGCTTCCCATGCATTTATATAAGTGCTCTTGATTAACAAAAACATACGGAAGAGAAAAGGCATTATAACCTTCACTGTAGGTTGCCAATGCGGTTGCAGAAACATTTGTCATTCCAAGAGTGCCAGCTTTTAACTTTTCAAGCTCTTCAGGTTCTTCCCCGAGCTGCCCATTTGGATAGATTTGAATTTCAATTTTACCATCAGATTTTGTTTTTACACGATTAGAGAAATCTTTCAAAGCCATATGGACAG
This window encodes:
- a CDS encoding TRAP transporter substrate-binding protein, which gives rise to MNKIKGVVAGFAVLGLFTLMSCNGKKVEIKLGHNYNEQHPVHMALKDFSNRVKTKSDGKIEIQIYPNGQLGEEPEELEKLKAGTLGMTNVSATALATYSEGYNAFSLPYVFVNQEHLYKCMGSDAVKRLYTSTHEKGFRGITFYDTGARNFYTKNKPILAPSDLKGQKIRVMGYQSQMDMIWAIGGIPNTMPFSEVYAALENGVIDGAENNETVLTLGGRHGEICKHYSFDEHTRIPDILVIGTQVWDSLTPQQQNIIQEAAVESTTYHKGFLRTAIEAAKSEASEKMNVQFYEVDKAPFREAVAPVVQRYTSSMSDVKSLVEAFAALE